A window of the Bacillota bacterium genome harbors these coding sequences:
- the hisF gene encoding imidazole glycerol phosphate synthase subunit HisF — MVSVTTKRLIACLDLKHDQVVKGVRFQQLQTSGDPLTLAKAYASQGVDELVCLAIAGTTERKTIAAEIVRQIVQATDIPLAVGGGLSSLELIEQVLAWGADKVVVSTATISNPQLIEQAAAAVGSRRVVLAIDAKNTGSGWEVYSHGGRQATGLDAVDWAQKGAELGAGEILLTSIDQDGTQDGYDLSLLRSVCSSIHIPVIASGGAGRPEHLFQALTAGADAVLVASMLHKGAWTAAELKDFLRTKGVEI, encoded by the coding sequence ATGGTCTCAGTTACAACGAAAAGACTGATTGCTTGTCTGGATCTGAAACACGACCAGGTAGTCAAAGGAGTTAGGTTTCAACAATTGCAGACCAGCGGTGATCCGTTAACCTTGGCTAAGGCCTATGCCAGCCAGGGTGTGGATGAACTGGTGTGTTTAGCTATAGCCGGTACAACCGAGAGGAAAACAATAGCAGCGGAAATTGTCCGCCAGATCGTGCAGGCAACTGACATACCCCTGGCTGTAGGTGGCGGGCTCAGCAGCCTGGAACTAATTGAACAAGTGCTAGCGTGGGGAGCGGACAAAGTCGTCGTCAGCACAGCTACTATTTCTAATCCGCAGCTTATAGAGCAGGCAGCAGCTGCTGTGGGCAGCAGGCGGGTGGTCCTGGCTATCGATGCTAAGAACACTGGGTCCGGTTGGGAAGTGTATTCTCACGGCGGAAGGCAAGCCACCGGCCTAGACGCTGTGGACTGGGCGCAAAAAGGCGCAGAGCTGGGAGCCGGCGAGATCCTACTGACCAGCATTGATCAAGATGGTACCCAAGACGGCTATGATTTATCGCTGCTACGTTCAGTCTGTTCCAGTATTCATATCCCTGTAATAGCGTCAGGCGGAGCCGGCCGGCCCGAGCATTTGTTTCAAGCTCTAACAGCGGGAGCAGATGCGGTACTGGTGGCGTCCATGCTTCACAAAGGTGCATGGACGGCGGCCGAGCTCAAGGATTTTCTGCGTACTAAAGGAGTGGAGATATAA
- a CDS encoding 1-(5-phosphoribosyl)-5-[(5-phosphoribosylamino)methylideneamino] imidazole-4-carboxamide isomerase, translating into MIVIPAIDLLDGACVRLTQGKLGTETVYSREPQKVALKWEQLGAPRLHVVDLNGAFSGQSNTDNLTALKEILAAVTVPVQLGGGIRNLERARQLLNLGVRWVIMSTAVLGQESLIRCYASELGEHLLVSVDSRAGKLLGAGWTEEIEMTPAEFAHSLVAGGVDSIVYTGAARDGTMAGPDLNGIKSVLGSGAKVIAAGGIGTADHIRQLKEACPNLYGVVVGKALYSKNLTLEAALDAARED; encoded by the coding sequence ATGATTGTCATTCCGGCCATAGATCTTCTTGATGGGGCTTGTGTTCGTCTGACTCAAGGAAAACTGGGAACAGAAACAGTTTACAGTCGAGAACCTCAAAAGGTGGCCCTGAAATGGGAACAGCTCGGTGCCCCACGGCTACACGTAGTGGACTTGAATGGGGCTTTTTCCGGACAATCCAATACTGACAACTTAACAGCTTTAAAGGAAATTCTCGCAGCTGTTACGGTGCCGGTGCAGTTAGGTGGAGGCATTCGCAACCTGGAACGGGCCCGACAACTGTTAAACCTGGGGGTACGATGGGTGATTATGAGCACAGCTGTCTTGGGCCAAGAAAGCCTTATCCGCTGCTATGCCAGCGAGTTGGGAGAACACTTGCTGGTATCAGTTGACTCCCGGGCAGGTAAGCTACTGGGAGCCGGCTGGACCGAGGAAATAGAAATGACTCCGGCTGAGTTTGCTCACTCGCTGGTGGCCGGCGGTGTCGACAGCATCGTCTACACCGGTGCTGCCAGAGACGGAACCATGGCAGGCCCCGACTTAAATGGGATCAAATCAGTTCTTGGTTCCGGCGCCAAGGTGATAGCCGCCGGCGGTATCGGAACAGCAGACCATATCCGCCAATTGAAAGAGGCCTGCCCGAATCTCTACGGGGTCGTTGTGGGTAAAGCGCTGTACTCAAAAAACCTTACTTTGGAGGCGGCCCTTGATGCCGCTAGGGAGGACTAA
- a CDS encoding imidazoleglycerol-phosphate dehydratase, with product MLKAEGKVKRITGETDVSVVLSAYGSGQVQVNTGLVFFDHLVNSLGFWALFDLRVEAGPVVPGRSSLDEGHHLCEDVGLCVGQALRQGLDPLLGLDSRSIVRFGHALVPMDDALVFAAIDISGRPYFAEDLRTKQYSEGTVPMAWLTEFLRAFSLSARLNLHVGTIRGSDPHHIMEAAFKATGLALRAALHPDGQRKMVPSTKGVIV from the coding sequence GTGTTGAAGGCTGAAGGGAAAGTCAAGCGGATAACGGGAGAAACCGATGTTTCTGTGGTCCTGAGTGCGTATGGTTCTGGCCAGGTTCAGGTGAACACAGGGCTGGTATTTTTTGACCATCTTGTCAACAGCCTAGGGTTTTGGGCTCTTTTTGATCTTAGAGTTGAAGCTGGCCCGGTCGTTCCCGGTCGCAGCAGCTTGGATGAAGGCCATCATTTGTGCGAGGATGTAGGTTTGTGTGTTGGCCAGGCGCTGCGGCAAGGGTTGGACCCCTTACTTGGCTTGGATTCGCGTTCGATTGTTCGCTTTGGCCATGCTTTGGTTCCCATGGATGATGCCCTGGTGTTTGCGGCCATAGACATCAGTGGGAGACCCTATTTTGCCGAAGACCTCAGGACTAAACAATATTCTGAAGGAACAGTGCCTATGGCCTGGCTGACGGAATTCTTGCGGGCCTTTAGCCTCAGTGCCCGGCTTAATCTTCATGTGGGCACAATACGGGGAAGTGACCCCCACCATATTATGGAAGCAGCGTTTAAGGCTACCGGATTGGCCTTGCGCGCTGCCCTGCACCCAGATGGCCAAAGAAAAATGGTGCCTTCGACGAAAGGCGTGATTGTATAG